Proteins from a genomic interval of Sugiyamaella lignohabitans strain CBS 10342 chromosome C, complete sequence:
- the USO1 gene encoding Uso1p (Essential protein involved in vesicle-mediated ER to Golgi transport; binds membranes and functions during vesicle docking to the Golgi; required for assembly of the ER-to-Golgi SNARE complex; GO_component: GO:0012507 - ER to Golgi transport vesicle membrane [Evidence IDA] [PMID 17192843]; GO_component: GO:0005794 - Golgi apparatus [Evidence IEA]; GO_component: GO:0000139 - Golgi membrane [Evidence IEA,IEA]; GO_component: GO:0000139 - Golgi membrane [Evidence IDA] [PMID 17192843]; GO_component: GO:0005737 - cytoplasm [Evidence IEA,IEA]; GO_component: GO:0031410 - cytoplasmic vesicle [Evidence IEA]; GO_component: GO:0030659 - cytoplasmic vesicle membrane [Evidence IEA]; GO_component: GO:0005856 - cytoskeleton [Evidence IEA,IEA]; GO_component: GO:0005783 - endoplasmic reticulum [Evidence IEA]; GO_component: GO:0005789 - endoplasmic reticulum membrane [Evidence IEA]; GO_component: GO:0016021 - integral component of membrane [Evidence ISM] [PMID 12192589]; GO_component: GO:0016020 - membrane [Evidence IEA,IEA]; GO_function: GO:0003674 - molecular_function [Evidence ND]; GO_function: GO:0008565 - protein transporter activity [Evidence IEA]; GO_process: GO:0006888 - ER to Golgi vesicle-mediated transport [Evidence IMP] [PMID 8603910]; GO_process: GO:0048211 - Golgi vesicle docking [Evidence IDA] [PMID 9545229]; GO_process: GO:0048193 - Golgi vesicle transport [Evidence IEA]; GO_process: GO:0035493 - SNARE complex assembly [Evidence IMP] [PMID 8603910]; GO_process: GO:0006886 - intracellular protein transport [Evidence IEA]; GO_process: GO:0015031 - protein transport [Evidence IEA]; GO_process: GO:0006810 - transport [Evidence IEA]; GO_process: GO:0048280 - vesicle fusion with Golgi apparatus [Evidence IEA]) gives MFRTELHKLLSSTIGRDQYVVKFKKLRENPVLKEFDVDDIFSYERDKTGLPQVYLDSAYVDLLKENSARIQKALDRDPTVEPNSRVSLDMYESLQSEHLDICRELEELKEKTTGLEHSTSEQIENLKETISKTTGLLQESEKNLKAAKSEKESLELAHTKSIKDMEELEVKYNKLDENFKQISDSLQKANRAVEEHKQKEKQLISQLGNMTRDKEKAEGGINKMNRELFSLTRAKEDADKENKTLQKQIQDLQKQILKSQESDSKLKSQLKEMTASRDKILRESKESLEAAKKFELQVKASSAELVQVKTQFQELSDSFTEVETLKETLISKLQSAAQQIEQLKSRKAELGTEIEKLNNEKANLSSELDKSKLLNSELKSKVDAIALDKDSRGKEIESLSRRIVEFETAKSKLEDELKISENTTEALTKEKQESELLKTALREEINQLKIELDELRAENNTLKLEAANLVENGNPKQAEELEKKYKDQVSEMEFKLKNLSDELSAAKQKDSEDKDTQLSTLEDEISSLEKEKSILEKVNSAKLASLEKAHSTEKDSLEQQHVKEKDNLHKDFSDQKSILEKEFVKQKEEILSSHENEKETLEKAHRKAIEENKKILFASHTDAMEKLRNELQKSQSAEAEKLKDLYEKSQQENIALSRKFEEQVAKLESENKNLTQKLQLGEKSKDKPTVDMVPKSDLDDLMLLLNDLDEQKKKYKKQLLKLGADVTDSEDDSEDDDDEEEGDDEGDEDGN, from the coding sequence ATGTTCAGAACTGAACTTCACAAACTGTTATCCAGCACAATTGGAAGAGACCAGTATGTTGTAAAGTTCAAAAAACTTCGTGAAAATCCTGTCTTGAAGGAATTTGATGTCGATGATATTTTCAGCTACGAACGGGATAAGACAGGACTTCCACAAGTGTATCTGGACTCTGCATATGTCGATCTTTTGAAGGAGAATAGCGCACGTATTCAAAAGGCTCTTGATCGTGATCCAACAGTAGAGCCAAACTCAAGGGTATCCCTTGATATGTACGAATCTCTGCAGTCGGAACATCTTGATATTTGCAGAGAGTTAGAAGAATTGAAGGAAAAGACGACGGGGCTTGAACACTCAACAAGTGAACAGATTGAAAACTTGAAAGAAACAATATCGAAAACTACAGGTTTACTCCAAGAGTCTGAGAAAAATTTGAAAGCAGCCAAATCTGAAAAAGAGTCCCTTGAACTAGCCCATACCAAATCAATTAAAGACATGGAAGAGTTAGAGGTAAAATATAATAAGTTGGATGAAAATTTCAAGCAGATATCTGACTCATTACAAAAGGCCAATAGAGCGGTTGAAGAACACAAACAAAAGGAGAAGCAATTGATCTCGCAACTTGGAAATATGACGAGAGATAAGGAGAAGGCTGAAGGTGGTATTAACAAGATGAATCGGGAGCTTTTCTCTTTAACGCGAgcaaaagaagatgctgacAAAGAGAACAAAACTCTTCAGAAGCAAATCCAAGATTTGCAGAAACAGATACTGAAATCTCAAGAATCTGACTCGAAGCTCAAGAGCCAGTTGAAGGAAATGACCGCGTCAAGGGACAAGATACTGCGGGAGTCGAAGGAAAGTCTGGAAGCAGCTAAGAAATTTGAACTTCAGGTGAAGGCTAGTTCTGCAGAATTGGTACAAGTCAAAACTCAGTTTCAAGAATTGAGTGACTCTTTCACCGAAGTAGAGACATTAAAAGAGACGCTGATAAGCAAGCTCCAATCTGCAGCACAACAAATTGAACAACTCAAAAGTCGTAAGGCAGAACTAGGAACCGAAATCGAAAAACTTAATAACGAGAAAGCGAATCTATCAAGTGAGCTCGATAAGTCTAAGTTGCTAAACTCGGAATTAAAGTCGAAAGTAGATGCTATCGCCCTAGATAAGGATAGTCGAGGTAAAGAGATTGAGTCACTATCTAGACGGATAGTCGAGTTTGAAACTGCTAAATCGAAGCTCGAAGATGAACTTAAAATTTCGGAAAATACGACGGAAGCACTTACTAAGGAAAAGCAAGAATCAGAATTACTGAAAACTGCCCTTCGGgaagaaatcaatcaaCTAAAAATAGAACTAGATGAGCTGAGAGCTGAAAATAACACTTTGAAGCTGGAGGCAGCGAACTTGGTGGAAAATGGGAATCCCAAGCAAgctgaagagcttgaaaagAAGTACAAAGATCAAGTTTCTGAAATGGAATTTAAGCTCAAAAACCTTTCTGATGAATTAAGTGCtgccaaacaaaaagattCTGAAGATAAAGATACCCAGCTGTCTACACTTGAGGATGAAATCAGTTCATTAGAAAAGGAGAAGAGCATATTAGAGAAAGTAAACTCGGCCAAACTGGCATCGCTTGAAAAGGCGCATTCTACGGAAAAGGATTCacttgagcagcagcatgttaaagaaaaagataatTTGCACAAGGATTTCTCCGATCAAAAGAGCATCCTTGAAAAGGAATTCGTCAAGCAAAAGGAAGAGATTTTAAGTAGCCATGAAAATGAGAAAGAAACACTTGAAAAAGCGCATCGTAAAGCAATTGAggaaaataagaaaatacTTTTCGCATCGCATACAGATGCCATGGAGAAACTACGAAATGAACTACAAAAATCACAATCTGCAGAAGCTGAAAAGCTTAAGGATCTTTACGAGAAGTCACAACAGGAGAATATTGCGTTATCACGCAAGTTCGAGGAGCAAGTGGCAAAGTTAGAATccgaaaataaaaatctcACTCAAAAACTTCAGCTCGGGGAGAAGTCAAAGGACAAACCTACAGTCGATATGGTTCCTAAATCTGACTTGGATGATCTCATGCTATTACTAAATGACCTTGAtgaacagaagaaaaagtataAGAAACAGCTGCTTAAATTAGGGGCAGATGTAACAGATTCTGAGGATGActctgaagatgacgacgatgaggaGGAAGGTGATGACGAGGGTGATGAAGATGGCAATTAG
- the USO1 gene encoding Uso1p (Essential protein involved in vesicle-mediated ER to Golgi transport; binds membranes and functions during vesicle docking to the Golgi; required for assembly of the ER-to-Golgi SNARE complex; GO_component: GO:0012507 - ER to Golgi transport vesicle membrane [Evidence IDA] [PMID 17192843]; GO_component: GO:0005794 - Golgi apparatus [Evidence IEA]; GO_component: GO:0000139 - Golgi membrane [Evidence IEA,IEA]; GO_component: GO:0000139 - Golgi membrane [Evidence IDA] [PMID 17192843]; GO_component: GO:0005737 - cytoplasm [Evidence IEA,IEA]; GO_component: GO:0031410 - cytoplasmic vesicle [Evidence IEA]; GO_component: GO:0030659 - cytoplasmic vesicle membrane [Evidence IEA]; GO_component: GO:0005856 - cytoskeleton [Evidence IEA,IEA]; GO_component: GO:0005783 - endoplasmic reticulum [Evidence IEA]; GO_component: GO:0005789 - endoplasmic reticulum membrane [Evidence IEA]; GO_component: GO:0016021 - integral component of membrane [Evidence ISM] [PMID 12192589]; GO_component: GO:0016020 - membrane [Evidence IEA,IEA]; GO_function: GO:0003674 - molecular_function [Evidence ND]; GO_function: GO:0008565 - protein transporter activity [Evidence IEA]; GO_process: GO:0006888 - ER to Golgi vesicle-mediated transport [Evidence IMP] [PMID 8603910]; GO_process: GO:0048211 - Golgi vesicle docking [Evidence IDA] [PMID 9545229]; GO_process: GO:0048193 - Golgi vesicle transport [Evidence IEA]; GO_process: GO:0035493 - SNARE complex assembly [Evidence IMP] [PMID 8603910]; GO_process: GO:0006886 - intracellular protein transport [Evidence IEA]; GO_process: GO:0015031 - protein transport [Evidence IEA]; GO_process: GO:0006810 - transport [Evidence IEA]; GO_process: GO:0048280 - vesicle fusion with Golgi apparatus [Evidence IEA]): MLSGFLSQTQPKPQTASVTITKLCDRLQHSTLLEDRRAAVLGLKGFSREYRETVAAGGLRGLISALHRDSEDAETCRATLETLLILFMPDELSEDQATTTNGNSTGSGRQARRPLEQNSRFTRSRGKKYSSPLLKPNHNPDNISLWLTDEFTQKQDNIITLLELVEKTDDFFTKLYALQLLSAIISNRPLRSQECILAAPLGISSLVACLDDYRDVIRNEAILLLLYLVSEHFDMQKLVAFEGTFDKLFSIIDIEGGLNGGVVVEEAISLLSALLRYNVSNQHHFRETNCVPKLVSLLENKDTLDQLSSDDSGSLSNAIIGTLELCRLFVIEDHWSTPVNQQALCKEGLLFTVLRLAFGVSTPMPVRCSAFLTAAALVRGNSPLQEEFLAIDVPYFDLSIAFNVEKEPLIIPVSLALLNWVLLSTSVHTFDLRVAAQLCLSSALQGNIQAKLSFLKDQMASYPGNMSEVADELEIKDKVESRSTSTSPNLEQIETNAPKIVGDAKPQPDYPEGSANLFSALVDYDPDARLNPYKPWFAAVILINLFEDADISNPSHYNTESHEVRDFVRGLMIGDASIGEEVVSCIQAMSGMLVTSLRYPDPRISLGYLMLLSIWLYDDTKAVSDFLGESGTIQALISSATHSSNNDPLVEALSTVLLGIVYDFSSAESPIPR; the protein is encoded by the coding sequence ATGCTCTCTGGGTTTTTATCACAAACTCAGCCAAAACCTCAGACGGCATCTGTCACAATTACGAAGTTATGTGACAGGCTACAACATTCGACTTTGTTAGAAGACAGACGAGCAGCGGTTTTGGGTCTGAAAGGATTCAGTAGGGAATATAGAGAAACGGTAGCTGCTGGAGGATTACGAGGTTTGATTTCTGCATTACATCGTGATAGTGAAGATGCTGAGACGTGTAGAGCTACATTGGAGACTCTATTAATCTTATTCATGCCTGATGAACTTAGCGAAGATCAAGCGACCACGACTAACGGTAATTCGACCGGATCAGGGCGTCAGGCAAGAAGACCTCTGGAGCAAAATTCACGATTTACCAGATCCCGTGGAAAAAAATACAGCTCGCCTCTATTAAAACCGAATCACAATCCTGACAATATTTCATTATGGCTTACAGACGAATTCACCCAAAAGCAGGATAATATTATAACattgctggaactggttgAGAAAACGGACGATTTCTTTACTAAACTCTACGCTTTGCAACTGCTATCCGCTATTATATCTAATAGGCCATTGAGATCTCAAGAATGCATTTTAGCTGCCCCTCTGGGCATCTCCTCTTTAGTCGCGTGTTTGGATGACTATCGAGATGTCATTAGGAACGAGGCAATATTGTTACTATTATACCTGGTTAGTGAACATTTTGATATGCAGAAACTAGTCGCATTTGAGGGGACATTTGATAAATTATTTAGCATAATTGACATTGAAGGCGGTCTCAATGGGGGTGTGGTTGTAGAGGAAGCGATTTCTTTGCTGTCTGCTTTGCTCAGGTATAATGTTTCCAATCAGCATCACTTCAGAGAAACCAACTGTGTTCCTAAATTGGTATCTTTgttagaaaataaagataCTTTGGACCAGCTTTCTTCTGATGATTCTGGTTCGTTGTCAAATGCAATTATCGGTACCCTAGAATTGTGCCGATTATTTGTAATTGAGGATCACTGGAGCACACCGGTCAACCAACAGGCACTCTGTAAAGAAGGCTTATTGTTCACGGTACTAAGGTTAGCTTTTGGTGTAAGTACTCCAATGCCAGTTCGATGTTCAGCTTTTctcactgctgctgctcttgtgCGAGGAAACAGTCCGTTACAAGAGGAATTTTTAGCTATTGATGTTCCATATTTTGACTTGTCAATTGCATTTAATGTGGAGAAGGAGCCACTTATTATTCCTGTGTCTTTAGCGCTTCTTAACTGGGTTCTTCTTAGTACGTCAGTTCACACTTTCGACCTTCGGGTAGCGGCACAACTGTGTTTGAGTTCCGCTCTACAAGGAAATATCCAGGCCAAACTAAGCTTTTTAAAAGATCAAATGGCTTCTTATCCAGGGAATATGTCTGAAGTTGCAGATGAGCTGGAAATTAAAGACAAAGTGGAATCAAGAAGCACTAGCACCAGTCCAAATCTTGAACAGATTGAAACAAATGCACCCAAAATAGTTGGGGATGCTAAACCACAGCCCGACTATCCTGAAGGTTCAGCCAACCTATTCTCGGCGCTGGTAGATTACGATCCTGATGCCAGGCTGAACCCCTATAAACCGTGGTTCGCGGCTGTAATACTCATCAATTTGTTTGAAGATGCCGATATTTCCAACCCGTCACATTACAACACTGAATCACATGAAGTTCGTGATTTTGTGAGAGGCTTGATGATTGGTGACGCTTCAATTGGTGAGGAGGTTGTATCCTGCATCCAAGCTATGTCAGGTATGCTTGTTACCTCGTTACGCTATCCCGATCCACGCATATCTCTTGGTTATTTGATGTTGCTATCTATATGGCTTTATGATGACACTAAGGCAGTGTCAGATTTTCTTGGTGAATCCGGAACCATTCAGGCTCTAATTTCCTCTGCAACCCACAGTTCTAATAATGATCCTTTGGTTGAAGCTCTTAGCACTGTTTTGCTAGGCATTGTTTATGATTTCAGTAGCGCGGAGTCTCCAATCCCAAGGTAA